One window from the genome of Anaerococcus sp. Marseille-Q7828 encodes:
- a CDS encoding TVP38/TMEM64 family protein translates to MKEFIKKNIYNIIAVLVLVILTILGYIGYKRGLFNSIDTFREFILSFGVWANIIFMLVQVTQIVVPIIPGGLTTVFGVVIFGPFWGFIYNYISICAGSMLVFFISRTFGKSIILNFFGEETFDKYKHRIKDKTYEKFFAWAILLPVAPDDFLCYLTGLSDMSFKKYATIILLCKPPSIFLYSMGWAMGLEWLVNKF, encoded by the coding sequence ATGAAAGAATTTATCAAGAAAAATATCTACAACATAATAGCAGTCCTAGTTTTGGTGATTCTTACAATTCTAGGCTACATTGGCTACAAAAGGGGCTTATTCAACTCGATAGATACCTTTAGAGAATTTATCCTATCCTTTGGAGTGTGGGCAAATATAATATTTATGCTAGTCCAAGTCACACAAATTGTTGTACCGATTATACCAGGAGGCCTTACTACAGTATTTGGTGTAGTAATATTTGGACCTTTCTGGGGATTTATATATAATTACATATCTATATGTGCAGGATCTATGCTAGTATTCTTCATATCTAGGACTTTTGGCAAGTCGATTATACTAAATTTCTTTGGAGAAGAAACTTTTGATAAGTATAAGCATAGGATAAAGGATAAGACATATGAAAAATTCTTTGCCTGGGCTATACTATTGCCTGTAGCACCAGATGATTTTCTCTGCTATCTAACTGGCCTTTCCGATATGAGTTTTAAAAAATATGCTACAATAATTCTTTTGTGTAAGCCACCTTCAATATTTTTATACTCCATGGGTTGGGCCATGGGATTAGAATGGTTAGTAAACAAATTTTAA
- the nrdR gene encoding transcriptional regulator NrdR, producing the protein MKCPYCHSNNTRVLDSRATEDDTAIRRRRLCEDCDKRFSTYERYEDNTVMVIKKDETRESFNPSKIISGVVKSCQKRPVSMDQIEEVAKNVEVKINHTGKKEVTSTYIGELVMDELKDLDPVAYVRFASVYREFKDVDSFYDEILNLKD; encoded by the coding sequence ATGAAATGCCCTTATTGTCATTCAAATAATACAAGAGTTCTTGATTCAAGAGCCACCGAAGATGACACAGCTATCAGACGTAGAAGGCTTTGCGAAGATTGCGACAAAAGATTTTCAACCTATGAGAGGTATGAAGATAATACCGTTATGGTTATTAAAAAAGATGAAACAAGAGAGTCTTTTAACCCATCTAAGATTATATCAGGGGTAGTGAAAAGCTGCCAAAAAAGACCTGTTTCCATGGATCAGATAGAAGAAGTTGCCAAAAATGTTGAAGTAAAGATTAACCATACAGGCAAAAAAGAAGTTACTTCAACCTATATAGGCGAACTTGTCATGGATGAACTAAAGGATCTTGATCCAGTTGCATATGTACGCTTTGCCTCAGTTTACAGAGAATTTAAAGATGTCGATTCATTTTATGATGAAATACTTAATTTAAAAGATTAA
- the murG gene encoding undecaprenyldiphospho-muramoylpentapeptide beta-N-acetylglucosaminyltransferase, producing the protein MRVIISGGGTGGHIYPAIAIAQKLQANIENCEILYVGIKGGPEEAIAKKYGYEFRPIDGMGLPRKINKRFFKSLSKNMKGFKAARHIVKEYKPDIAIGTGGYVCGPIIYKAAKAKVPTIIHESNSYPGVTSKFLSKRVDYLCISYPQAKRHLKYKDNIVVTGNPVRTNFKETFTDEDLAKLGIKKDRPVVFSFGGSNGSYALNKAVIELSKILKDEFYLLHQTGRRNYDKFMEEVTENPYIKAFSYIDNIDLFYAVSDLVIASSGAMSLAEISAVKKPSILIPKAYTTENHQQYNAQTYVDNGAALMILEKNLDGKLLYDDILSIINDKEKLGAMGKAAGLLADEDASDKILDLVLELVGKDAK; encoded by the coding sequence ATGAGAGTAATAATTTCAGGTGGTGGAACTGGTGGACACATATATCCAGCCATAGCCATAGCCCAAAAATTACAAGCTAATATTGAAAACTGTGAGATTCTTTATGTTGGGATCAAAGGTGGACCAGAAGAAGCTATAGCAAAAAAATACGGCTATGAATTTAGGCCGATTGATGGCATGGGTCTACCTAGAAAGATTAACAAAAGATTTTTCAAATCCCTATCCAAAAATATGAAGGGTTTTAAGGCGGCAAGACATATTGTAAAGGAATATAAACCAGATATAGCAATTGGTACTGGTGGCTATGTGTGTGGACCTATTATATATAAGGCTGCTAAGGCTAAGGTTCCTACTATAATCCACGAATCAAACTCTTATCCAGGAGTCACATCCAAATTCCTATCAAAAAGAGTAGACTACCTATGTATATCTTATCCACAAGCCAAAAGACACTTAAAATACAAGGATAATATTGTCGTTACAGGCAATCCTGTTAGGACAAATTTCAAGGAAACTTTTACTGATGAGGACTTGGCAAAGCTTGGCATAAAGAAAGATAGGCCAGTAGTATTTTCCTTTGGAGGATCAAACGGTTCATACGCCCTAAATAAGGCGGTAATAGAACTTTCAAAGATTTTAAAGGATGAATTTTACCTACTTCATCAAACAGGTAGACGTAACTATGATAAATTTATGGAAGAAGTCACTGAGAATCCTTATATCAAGGCATTTTCCTATATTGACAATATAGATTTATTCTATGCTGTAAGCGACTTGGTAATAGCATCAAGTGGGGCAATGAGTCTTGCTGAAATATCAGCAGTAAAAAAACCTTCTATTTTGATACCTAAAGCTTACACTACAGAAAATCACCAACAATATAATGCACAAACTTATGTTGATAATGGTGCAGCCCTTATGATTCTAGAAAAAAATCTTGATGGCAAACTTTTATATGATGATATTCTTTCTATAATAAACGATAAAGAAAAGCTAGGAGCTATGGGCAAGGCTGCAGGTTTGCTTGCAGATGAGGATGCTAGTGATAAGATTCTAGACTTAGTATTGGAATTAGTTGGTAAAGATGCAAAATAA
- a CDS encoding replication-associated recombination protein A: MDLFELNRQYELEKSAPLADRLRPKTLEEYIGQEHLVGEGMIINRMIKADRIYSMIFYGPPGVGKTTLAKIISQSTNMAFEELSAVSSGISDVKNKIQIAKDNLSYENKKTILFIDEIHRFNKSQQDYLLPFVENSTIILIGATTENPYFEVNKALISRMYVFELKSLTDDNLNKLIDQAISTDTILANKNIEINEEARKTLIKYSNGDSRALLNGLEIAIFSENEKDGKIIIDKDTIEHSIQKKIAIYDKKGDRHYDTISAFIKSMRGSDIDASLFYLAKMLESGEDIKFIARRMIIFAAEDISNADPNALILATSTFDAINTVGMPEARIILAQTVTYLAAAPKSNSTYKAIAKAMDFVKNNPDREVPNKLKDSHYPGSKNLIHDSYLYPHDFGGYVDQDYLPDDFVGERFYDPIFVGYEKNMIERLNKRKEGNNED; the protein is encoded by the coding sequence ATGGATTTATTTGAATTAAATAGGCAATATGAATTAGAAAAATCTGCACCACTAGCTGATAGGCTTAGACCAAAAACTCTGGAAGAGTACATTGGCCAAGAGCATTTGGTGGGCGAGGGAATGATTATAAATCGTATGATAAAGGCAGATAGAATTTATTCTATGATTTTTTATGGACCACCAGGTGTTGGCAAGACTACACTTGCCAAAATTATTTCCCAATCTACAAATATGGCTTTTGAAGAACTTTCCGCTGTATCTAGTGGGATTTCTGATGTAAAAAATAAGATTCAAATAGCTAAGGACAATCTAAGCTATGAGAACAAGAAGACCATTTTATTCATAGACGAGATTCATAGGTTCAACAAGTCTCAGCAAGATTATCTCTTGCCCTTTGTAGAAAATTCCACCATAATACTTATTGGAGCAACTACTGAAAATCCATATTTTGAAGTAAATAAGGCCCTCATATCAAGAATGTATGTTTTTGAATTAAAGAGTCTAACAGATGATAATTTGAATAAGTTAATAGATCAGGCTATAAGTACTGATACAATTCTTGCAAATAAGAACATTGAAATAAATGAAGAAGCTAGAAAAACTCTTATAAAATATTCAAATGGTGATAGTAGGGCTCTGTTAAATGGACTGGAGATTGCAATATTTTCAGAAAATGAGAAAGATGGTAAAATTATTATAGACAAAGATACTATCGAACACTCTATCCAAAAAAAGATTGCGATTTATGATAAAAAGGGCGATAGGCACTACGATACAATATCTGCCTTTATCAAGTCTATGAGGGGATCAGATATTGATGCAAGTTTATTTTACCTGGCAAAGATGCTTGAATCTGGTGAGGATATCAAATTTATTGCAAGGAGAATGATTATATTTGCAGCAGAAGATATTTCTAATGCAGATCCAAATGCCCTTATCCTTGCTACATCAACTTTTGATGCTATAAACACAGTTGGTATGCCAGAAGCAAGGATAATTCTTGCCCAAACGGTAACCTACCTTGCAGCTGCTCCTAAGAGCAACTCGACTTATAAGGCCATAGCAAAAGCTATGGATTTTGTGAAAAATAACCCCGACAGGGAAGTTCCAAATAAGCTAAAGGATTCCCACTATCCAGGCAGCAAGAATCTAATCCATGATTCCTACCTATATCCCCACGATTTTGGTGGATATGTAGACCAGGATTATCTTCCGGATGATTTTGTCGGAGAAAGATTTTATGATCCGATTTTTGTTGGATACGAAAAGAATATGATAGAAAGATTAAATAAAAGGAAAGAAGGAAACAATGAAGATTAG
- the tnpA gene encoding IS200/IS605 family transposase — protein sequence MHNKNKENKLDNNSLSHTKWRCKYHIVFAPKFRRQEIYGKLKKDIGQILRELCQRKGINIIEAELCPDHVHMLIEVPPKYSISEIMGYLKGKSSLIIFDRHANLKYKYGNRHFWCRGYYVDTVGRNEKMIKEYIQNQLKEDYYADQISIKEYYDPFTGESVKRSNK from the coding sequence ATGCACAATAAAAACAAGGAGAATAAATTGGACAACAATAGTTTATCACATACAAAATGGAGATGTAAATATCATATAGTATTTGCCCCGAAATTTAGAAGACAAGAAATATATGGGAAACTAAAAAAAGACATAGGTCAAATACTACGAGAACTATGTCAAAGAAAAGGAATAAACATAATAGAAGCGGAGCTGTGCCCAGATCATGTCCATATGCTTATAGAAGTACCACCAAAATATAGTATCTCAGAAATAATGGGATATCTAAAAGGAAAAAGTTCACTAATAATATTTGATCGACACGCAAACTTAAAATATAAATATGGAAACAGACATTTCTGGTGTAGAGGTTATTACGTAGATACAGTAGGGCGAAATGAGAAAATGATAAAAGAATATATACAAAATCAACTAAAAGAAGACTATTATGCGGATCAAATAAGTATCAAGGAATACTATGACCCGTTTACGGGAGAGTCAGTAAAAAGAAGCAATAAATAA
- a CDS encoding FtsQ-type POTRA domain-containing protein produces MQNNNDNRYLKKDGKTVKKTYVAKKNNRNFEKEKKLFSKPFVFFLILLFLLTVLYSLYIHSFMQISDIYISGNKNISDEQIISQMSNPIGENILIYNVADSKERINAIDSVDGVEIKKVFPNLLSIEVDESYPLFYQEEKDKTYYIDNKAKITENSPENNEGLIKIRGAKLRNITGENFTSSEASLNFIKAIQEFSYIDKVKEIDLENKAEIGIMLNDIDVKFGDLNNISDKLKLLDKILNDIDQKGVLAVQIDLDNGKNPRVKVDDQSFSEDLNY; encoded by the coding sequence ATGCAAAATAATAACGATAACAGATATTTAAAAAAAGATGGAAAAACCGTAAAGAAAACTTACGTGGCCAAGAAAAATAATCGGAACTTTGAAAAGGAGAAAAAGTTATTTTCTAAGCCCTTTGTATTTTTTCTCATACTATTATTTCTATTAACTGTTCTCTACAGCTTATATATCCACTCTTTTATGCAAATATCTGATATATACATAAGCGGCAACAAAAATATAAGTGATGAACAAATTATAAGTCAAATGTCAAATCCTATCGGAGAAAACATATTGATTTATAATGTAGCAGACAGCAAAGAAAGGATTAATGCTATTGACTCTGTCGATGGCGTAGAAATCAAGAAAGTTTTTCCAAATCTTTTATCCATAGAAGTAGATGAAAGTTATCCACTCTTTTATCAAGAAGAAAAAGATAAGACTTACTATATAGATAACAAAGCTAAGATTACAGAAAATAGCCCAGAAAACAATGAAGGACTTATCAAAATCAGAGGGGCAAAGCTTAGAAACATCACAGGTGAAAACTTTACTAGCTCAGAAGCTTCACTTAATTTTATTAAGGCAATCCAGGAATTTTCCTACATTGACAAGGTAAAAGAAATAGATTTGGAAAATAAGGCCGAAATTGGTATAATGTTAAATGATATAGATGTAAAATTCGGTGATTTGAACAATATTAGTGATAAGTTAAAATTACTAGATAAAATCCTAAATGATATCGACCAAAAGGGCGTGCTTGCTGTTCAAATAGACCTAGATAATGGCAAGAATCCTAGAGTAAAAGTGGACGATCAATCATTTAGTGAAGATCTAAATTATTAA
- the leuS gene encoding leucine--tRNA ligase yields the protein MTDNKFPEYNPNAIEKKWQKIWDEEKTFHSEIDHNKEKFYALVEFPYPSGQGLHVGHPRPYTALDVVSRKKRLDGLNVLYPMGFDAFGLPTENYAIKNKIHPAKVTEDNIKNFKNQLKSIGFSFDWDREVNTTDPDYYKWTQWIFTQLYKKGLAYKDEMSVNWCPDCQVGLANEEVVDGKCERCGSEVVHKMKNQWMLKITEYADRLIDDLDEVDYEDRIKAQQINWIGRSKGANVDFDIKDTDQKLTVYTTRPDTIFGVTYMVISPEHPILDQYKEKINNFDQLVDYQDQARKKSDFERAELNKDKTGVMIDGLSAINPLSGKEIPIWVSDYVLMTYGTGAIMAVPAHDSRDYEFAKTFDMPILPVYENGKETELPLTDINQGISINSDFLNGLSARDAKKKAIEYIEEKNLGQATTNFKLRDWVFSRQRYWGEPIPMVYCEEHGWVPVDEADLPVKLPEVESYEPTATGESPLSEIEEFVNTTCPICGKAAKRETDTMPQWAGSSWYYLRYMDPHNTDALASKEALDYYSPVDWYNGGMEHTTLHLLYSRFWHKFLYDLGIVPTKEPYMKRTSHGMILGEDHQKMSKSRGNVVNPDDIIRDYGADTLRTYEMFIGDFSSTAIWSDEGVRGCRKYLERVYNMIDLVEDGDHYSKDLEVAIHQTIKKVTEDYENLKFNTAIASLMSLSNDMRAAGKITKADFKTYIILLNPVAPHLTEELWEMAGFEGKLNQTSWPTYDEKKLVKDEFEMPVQINGKVRGKVIMPINANKDDAIEAAKNDSNIASHIADKEIRKIIYVPGKILNIVVG from the coding sequence ATGACTGATAATAAATTTCCAGAATATAATCCCAATGCTATTGAGAAAAAATGGCAAAAAATTTGGGATGAAGAGAAAACATTTCATAGCGAAATAGACCATAATAAGGAAAAATTCTACGCCCTAGTAGAGTTTCCTTATCCATCTGGACAAGGCTTACACGTTGGTCACCCAAGGCCATATACAGCTTTAGATGTGGTTTCTAGAAAAAAGAGACTTGATGGATTGAATGTTTTATATCCAATGGGATTTGATGCCTTTGGTCTACCAACAGAAAACTATGCTATTAAAAATAAAATACACCCAGCCAAGGTAACTGAAGATAATATTAAAAACTTCAAAAATCAACTAAAATCTATTGGCTTCTCTTTTGATTGGGATAGGGAAGTAAATACTACCGATCCAGACTATTACAAATGGACCCAATGGATTTTCACTCAATTATATAAAAAAGGCCTTGCTTATAAAGACGAGATGAGTGTAAACTGGTGTCCAGACTGTCAAGTAGGGCTTGCTAACGAAGAAGTAGTTGATGGTAAGTGCGAAAGATGTGGCAGCGAAGTAGTCCATAAGATGAAGAATCAATGGATGCTAAAAATTACTGAATATGCTGATAGATTAATTGATGATTTAGATGAAGTTGATTATGAAGATAGGATAAAAGCTCAACAAATCAACTGGATAGGCAGGTCTAAGGGTGCCAATGTAGACTTTGATATAAAAGATACCGATCAAAAACTTACAGTTTATACAACTCGTCCAGATACCATCTTTGGTGTAACATATATGGTAATATCTCCAGAACACCCAATACTTGATCAATATAAAGAAAAAATTAACAACTTTGACCAGCTTGTTGACTATCAAGACCAAGCACGTAAAAAATCAGACTTTGAAAGAGCTGAGCTAAACAAAGATAAGACTGGAGTTATGATCGATGGATTATCAGCCATAAATCCTCTTTCTGGCAAGGAAATCCCAATATGGGTTTCTGATTATGTACTTATGACCTATGGTACTGGTGCTATTATGGCTGTTCCTGCTCATGATAGTAGAGACTATGAATTTGCAAAAACTTTTGACATGCCAATACTTCCAGTATACGAAAATGGGAAAGAAACTGAATTACCACTAACAGATATTAACCAAGGTATATCAATTAACTCAGATTTCTTAAATGGTCTTTCTGCTAGGGATGCTAAGAAAAAAGCTATAGAATATATAGAAGAAAAGAACTTAGGCCAAGCTACTACAAACTTTAAGCTTCGTGACTGGGTATTCTCCCGTCAAAGATATTGGGGAGAGCCAATTCCTATGGTTTATTGCGAAGAACACGGTTGGGTGCCAGTTGATGAAGCTGACCTTCCAGTAAAACTTCCAGAAGTAGAATCTTACGAACCAACAGCTACTGGAGAATCTCCACTATCAGAAATAGAGGAATTTGTTAATACAACTTGTCCAATCTGTGGGAAAGCTGCAAAAAGAGAAACAGACACTATGCCACAATGGGCAGGATCTTCATGGTATTACTTAAGATATATGGACCCACATAATACTGATGCTCTTGCAAGCAAAGAAGCTTTGGATTACTATAGCCCAGTTGATTGGTACAATGGTGGAATGGAACATACAACTCTTCACTTATTGTATTCAAGATTCTGGCACAAATTCCTATATGATTTAGGTATAGTTCCAACAAAAGAACCATATATGAAGAGAACAAGCCACGGTATGATTCTTGGTGAAGACCACCAAAAAATGAGTAAATCTCGTGGCAATGTAGTAAATCCTGATGATATAATCCGTGATTATGGAGCAGATACACTAAGAACTTACGAAATGTTTATAGGAGACTTCTCATCAACAGCAATATGGTCTGATGAGGGAGTTCGTGGCTGTAGAAAATACCTAGAACGTGTCTATAACATGATTGACCTAGTAGAAGATGGGGACCATTATTCTAAAGACCTAGAAGTGGCAATTCACCAAACTATCAAAAAAGTCACAGAAGATTATGAAAATCTTAAGTTTAATACAGCTATAGCAAGCCTAATGTCCCTATCAAACGATATGAGAGCAGCAGGAAAAATCACAAAGGCAGATTTTAAGACCTATATTATCTTACTAAATCCAGTTGCTCCACACCTAACAGAAGAATTGTGGGAGATGGCAGGATTTGAAGGAAAGCTAAACCAAACATCTTGGCCAACTTACGATGAGAAGAAGCTTGTCAAAGATGAATTTGAAATGCCAGTTCAAATCAACGGCAAGGTACGTGGCAAGGTGATAATGCCAATAAATGCAAATAAAGATGATGCCATAGAAGCTGCCAAGAACGATAGCAATATAGCAAGTCACATAGCAGATAAGGAAATAAGAAAAATAATATATGTTCCTGGCAAGATTTTAAATATTGTTGTGGGATAG
- the ftsZ gene encoding cell division protein FtsZ has product MANINMEMDNSALAKIKVIGVGGGGNNAISRMRDNGLSGVEFVAVNTDLQTLQESNADIRLQIGEKLTRGLGAGANPEVGEKAAEESKNDITESLKGADMVFITAGMGGGTGTGAAPIVANVAKDLGILTVGVVTKPFTFEGRKRQSQAEAGVERLKENVDTLITIPNDRLLQIVEKRTSMVDAFKLADQVLMDAVSGISELIAVPNVINLDFADVESIMSDQGIAHMGIGRANGENRAVDAAKAAINSPLLETSIEGAKAVLLNVTAAEVGLMEANEAAELIRDNIDSDANIIFGVGSDESLGEDIKITVIATGFDNQAKRRDDLNPHRSQRSDYESAPRNQRSNQETKAKKNPFDDIDLPDFLK; this is encoded by the coding sequence ATGGCAAACATTAATATGGAAATGGACAATAGCGCATTAGCTAAGATAAAGGTCATCGGTGTAGGTGGCGGTGGAAACAACGCTATCAGCCGAATGAGAGACAATGGACTATCAGGTGTAGAATTTGTTGCAGTAAATACAGACTTACAAACTCTACAAGAATCAAATGCAGACATTCGCCTACAAATTGGTGAAAAACTAACTCGTGGACTTGGCGCTGGTGCTAATCCAGAAGTTGGAGAAAAAGCTGCCGAAGAAAGCAAAAATGATATCACAGAATCCCTAAAGGGAGCCGATATGGTATTTATCACTGCTGGAATGGGCGGCGGTACTGGTACAGGTGCTGCTCCAATTGTTGCAAATGTTGCAAAAGATTTGGGAATATTAACTGTAGGTGTTGTTACAAAACCATTCACATTTGAAGGTAGAAAAAGACAATCCCAAGCAGAAGCAGGTGTAGAAAGACTTAAAGAAAATGTTGATACACTTATTACAATTCCAAATGATAGACTTCTTCAAATAGTTGAAAAAAGAACATCAATGGTAGATGCATTTAAACTTGCTGACCAAGTTTTGATGGATGCAGTTTCAGGTATTTCAGAACTAATTGCAGTTCCAAATGTAATCAACTTAGACTTTGCTGACGTTGAATCTATCATGAGCGATCAAGGTATAGCTCATATGGGTATTGGTCGTGCAAATGGCGAAAATAGAGCAGTTGATGCTGCAAAAGCTGCTATCAATTCTCCACTTCTTGAAACATCTATCGAAGGTGCAAAGGCAGTTCTACTAAATGTTACAGCTGCTGAAGTTGGTTTGATGGAAGCAAACGAAGCTGCAGAATTAATTCGCGATAATATTGATTCTGATGCAAATATCATCTTTGGTGTAGGTAGTGATGAATCACTTGGTGAAGACATCAAGATTACTGTTATTGCTACAGGTTTTGACAACCAAGCTAAACGTCGTGATGACCTTAACCCACACAGAAGTCAAAGAAGCGATTATGAATCAGCTCCAAGAAATCAAAGATCAAACCAAGAAACAAAGGCTAAGAAAAATCCATTTGACGATATAGATTTACCAGACTTCTTAAAGTAA
- the asnS gene encoding asparagine--tRNA ligase, which produces MKIREILNDIDKYVDTDVVVSGWIRNSRFGKNVGFIELNDGSTFKNLQIVVGTDKENYDQLSHQFLSTSLKVEGKLVATGNNKTPYEIQADNIEVLGESSDKFPIQKQRQTLEFMRTIPHLRPRTNTFRAVFKVRSSLAYALHKFFQERGFLYVNPPIVTGSDAEGAGEMFNITTMNPKEVPLKEDGSVDYGKDFFGKKSYLTVSGQLEAEDYALAFGDVYTFGPTFRAEESNTPRHAAEFWMLEPELAFADYNVAMDVAEDMIKYIIDYVLENNKDEMEFFNRFIDEGLFERLEKVRNAEFARISYTDAIEKLKASGEKFEFPVEWGMDLQTEHERYLSEVIVDGPVFVTDYPKDIKAFYMKRNDDGKTVAAFDMLVPGVGELIGGSQREENLDELLKSFEENGLKEEDYQNYLDLRRFGSVVHSGFGLGFERAVMYVTGMKNIRDVIPYPRYVNAFTDRN; this is translated from the coding sequence ATGAAGATTAGAGAAATTTTAAATGATATAGATAAGTATGTTGATACTGATGTAGTTGTCTCAGGTTGGATTAGAAACTCAAGATTTGGTAAAAATGTTGGTTTTATAGAACTAAATGATGGTTCTACTTTCAAGAACTTACAAATAGTAGTAGGAACAGATAAGGAAAATTATGACCAACTTTCCCACCAATTTTTATCAACAAGTTTAAAGGTAGAAGGAAAACTTGTTGCTACAGGCAATAACAAGACTCCTTATGAAATTCAAGCTGATAATATCGAAGTTTTGGGCGAATCTTCAGACAAGTTTCCAATCCAAAAACAGAGACAAACACTTGAATTTATGAGAACTATTCCTCACCTTAGACCAAGAACAAATACCTTTAGAGCTGTATTTAAGGTAAGAAGTTCACTAGCTTATGCCCTACATAAATTCTTCCAAGAAAGAGGTTTCTTATATGTGAACCCACCAATTGTTACAGGTTCTGATGCAGAGGGTGCTGGTGAGATGTTCAATATCACAACAATGAACCCAAAAGAAGTTCCATTAAAAGAAGATGGAAGCGTTGATTACGGCAAAGACTTCTTTGGCAAAAAATCTTATCTAACTGTATCTGGACAACTAGAGGCAGAAGATTACGCTCTAGCTTTTGGTGATGTTTACACCTTTGGCCCAACCTTCAGGGCAGAGGAATCAAACACACCAAGACACGCAGCAGAATTCTGGATGCTTGAGCCAGAATTGGCCTTTGCTGATTATAATGTAGCAATGGATGTAGCTGAAGACATGATCAAATATATAATTGACTATGTCCTTGAAAACAACAAAGATGAAATGGAATTTTTCAATAGATTCATAGATGAGGGTCTATTTGAAAGATTAGAAAAAGTTAGAAATGCTGAATTTGCAAGAATAAGTTATACAGATGCAATAGAAAAACTAAAAGCAAGCGGTGAAAAATTTGAATTCCCAGTTGAATGGGGCATGGATTTACAAACTGAACACGAAAGATACTTATCTGAAGTTATAGTAGATGGACCAGTATTTGTAACTGACTATCCAAAAGATATCAAGGCATTTTACATGAAAAGAAATGATGATGGCAAGACCGTAGCAGCATTTGATATGCTTGTTCCAGGTGTTGGAGAACTAATAGGCGGTTCTCAAAGGGAAGAAAATTTGGACGAACTTCTAAAATCATTTGAAGAAAATGGCTTAAAAGAAGAAGACTACCAAAACTATCTTGACCTAAGAAGATTTGGATCTGTAGTTCACTCAGGATTTGGTCTAGGCTTTGAACGTGCTGTTATGTATGTTACTGGTATGAAAAATATCCGTGATGTTATCCCTTACCCAAGATATGTAAATGCATTTACTGATAGAAACTAG